A single Lactuca sativa cultivar Salinas chromosome 8, Lsat_Salinas_v11, whole genome shotgun sequence DNA region contains:
- the LOC111896121 gene encoding heat shock factor-binding protein isoform X1 encodes MQDGQDSGDTKQSTADMTQFVQTLLQQMQSRFQTMSDSIVTKIDEMGERINELEQSINDLRTEMGAEGGGSPSPSPLSTSKKPDAKPEEPSSAE; translated from the exons ATG CAGGATGGGCAAGATTCAGGAGATACTAAGCAGAGCACTGCAGACATGACAcaattt GTTCAAACCCTTCTTCAGCAGATG CAAAGCAGATTTCAGACCATGTCCGACTCAATTGTTACAAAAa TTGATGAGATGGGAGAACGCATAAATGAGCTGGAACAGAGCATCAACGACCTTAGAACAGAGATGGGGGCAGAAGGAGGAGGCTCTCCCTCACCATCACCATTGTCTACATCTAAGAAGCCTGATGCCAAACCAGAAGAACCTTCTTCTGCTGAATAA
- the LOC111896121 gene encoding heat shock factor-binding protein isoform X2: protein MDGQDSGDTKQSTADMTQFVQTLLQQMQSRFQTMSDSIVTKIDEMGERINELEQSINDLRTEMGAEGGGSPSPSPLSTSKKPDAKPEEPSSAE, encoded by the exons ATG GATGGGCAAGATTCAGGAGATACTAAGCAGAGCACTGCAGACATGACAcaattt GTTCAAACCCTTCTTCAGCAGATG CAAAGCAGATTTCAGACCATGTCCGACTCAATTGTTACAAAAa TTGATGAGATGGGAGAACGCATAAATGAGCTGGAACAGAGCATCAACGACCTTAGAACAGAGATGGGGGCAGAAGGAGGAGGCTCTCCCTCACCATCACCATTGTCTACATCTAAGAAGCCTGATGCCAAACCAGAAGAACCTTCTTCTGCTGAATAA